A stretch of DNA from Ailuropoda melanoleuca isolate Jingjing chromosome X, ASM200744v2, whole genome shotgun sequence:
TACCCGGGAGAATGCAGATAGTGGTGGTGATGAGGAGGGGAAAGCTGTAGGTGATCCTTGCTGGACAGCTTTGTGCTAGATCCCGAGGCTGAGGTAAACAAGCTTTTctcatttgcctttctcttataaCTCCTGGCCTTCTCTCAGAGCTCTAAaccctttcaaaatatttttatttttagtattgtAAATCATTTAAACACATGCAGTAGTGTGTTAATTATATGCTTATCGCTGTGCAGTAGATGTCTAGAATTTTTcgtcttgcaaaactgaagctttctttttaaagattttgtttatttgagagagtgcgggAGCGAGCGagcatggggggggcagagggacaagcagactccccacttagcggaccctgagatgatgacatgaaatcaagagccagatgcttaactgactgagtcatccagacaccctgcaaaactgaaactttgtcACCATTAAACAGCTCCCcattggggtccctgggtggctcagtcggttaagtgtctgactcttgattttggctcaattcatgatctcatgggtcatgggatcgagccctgtgtcaggctacctgctcagcgggggagttggcttgaagattctctccctctgcccctccccctactctctctcgttctctaaaataaatacaattttttaaaaatccctcccctcttcccctcccccagccctgacaactactattctactttctgtttttatgtgtttgactactctagatatctcatgtaagtggaatcttGCAGTATATGGCTGTTTATGACTGGTTTCACTTACCatatgtcctcaagtttcatccatctTTAGCGTATgaagatttccttctctctgtctttttttaaattaggctccatgcccaatgtggggctcgaactcactaccctgatatcaagagtcacgtattctaccaattgagccagccaggtgctccaagatttccttcttcttaagGTTGAAGAATATTCAGCCttaactatatacatatatatttatatacacacacatgcacacatatatatcatccttaaatataaatatatacttacatacatgcatatgtatgtatatctcacattttctttatatgttcatccattgatggacttTAGGTTGGTTCTTGGCTCTTGTGCATAATGTTGCACTGAACATTGGTGCGCAAGTATGTcttttgagatcctgttttcaattcttttagatatatttttttactatttttaaactttttaactACAGATAATTCCAAACatacacataagtaaataaaatagtataatgaacATGTGGGCTGAATAAATGAGTCAATTAATTGTACAAAGCAGCCCCCAAAGTACCTGGGACATTTCCTGAACCCTCCCTTTCAAAGAGAGTTTACCATGGGTGAGGATGTCCTGGGTTTTGTTTCAGAGCTGGGATGTTCTAGCTCCCCTTCGTCATCTAGCCACATCAGTGTGGCTTGAATGCCAATCTGCAGACCATATATACCAGGAGGGTTAGTAAATATAAAGCAGAAATGagtgtggggatgcctgggtggctcaggcagttaagcacctgccttcggctcaggtcatgatcccacagtcttgggatcgagtcctacatccggctccctgcttagtggtgagcctgcttctccctctcctccctgattgtgctctctctcactatctctctctctctctctctctctcaaataaagaaaatcttaaaaaaaaaaaaagaaatgaatgtggaTGCCTTTTCCTAGTTACAGAGATGAGGAGCTGAGCTTGGGGTCCAAAGTGGTCTTTGGGCCTAAGAGTTTGCTCTGGTTTAGCAGCTCCCTCAGACGCACACTTGGCCTGAAAGCAGTCCCTTTGAACAGAGATGTTGGGTACCAGATGATATGGATAGCAGGCTGGGAAGATGAGTTGCTCCCGAAGAAATTGCTATAGGAATTCAGGGGAGAAAGAAATTAATCTGGACTGGGAAAATCAGGAAGGCTGTTCTCCAAGAATGTGGTGGTGACTTTACCCTTTTTCCATTGACCTTGTATGTTTGATCCTTATGCCTCTTCCTAGATGGAAAAAGATAGGGCTGTTGGTCAGTGAATACTAGAGCTGAATTATACGCTGGAGTTCTAGCTGTGGGACCTGTGCTAATGAAGGCCTCTGGATGGAATGCCTTGCTAGTCAGAATTGGCTGTGTGGGAAGAGAGCTACCTCTAGTGGGCCTGTGTGAAGCATACTCAGGAGGccaacttctctttcttttttttttaagttcatgtgtgtatgtatgtatgtaatctctacacccaatgtggggctctaactcatgaccctgagatcaagagttgcatgctcttccaactgagccagccaggcgccccagaaggccaacttttctttttttttttttttttaatttttatttatttagtcaacagagatagagacagccagcgagagagggagcacaagcaaggggagtgggagaggaagaagcaggctcatagcggaggagcctgatgtggggctcgatcccataacgccgggatcacgccctgagccgaaggcagatgcttaaccgctgtgccacccaggagcccctcaatttttttctataatcaaATACATATGACAATTTATGCCCTTTCCTCCATGTTCCAACACTTGAAGAAGTTAATGCTATCAGGATCAGGTCTGAAATTAGTGCAGTAGTTAAGCTAAAGGAAATGGAGTGCTTTGGGGGCACTGACAGGGTAGGGGATTGATAGGGTTTTAATATGGGTGTATAAACATGGGAGCTCACAGTAAACATGCTTCTTGGAGGTCATCTGTGCCTTACCATTAACTCTCAAATACTTGATTCATGAAGAAATGGATGAGGAAGTATGGTGGTGGTATGACCAATGGTTTTGATCAGATAAGGTGGGAGGGGATGAGGTCCCTGGTTTGTCTAGCATTATGATGACATTACAGAACTTTTGCCTTCCCCAGAACAGAAGAATTATTATGAAGTCATAGTAGTTTCTAATACTTAATGAGTACTTCCTATGTGGCAGGCACTAATAAGTACTACACAAACATTCTTTCATGTAAGCCACGGGTGAAAAGCTTGCCCAAGTTGACAAagcttagaaaaagaaaggactgGTTTTGGACTCCAGGTCGTCTGACATCAGAGCTTGGACTCTGAAATAAGTCTGACTGGCCTACCTTTCTCCGATTTTATGATGTCACTGTCAGGGACAGAGGTTTCTTTGCTCAGTCTATAGCCACAGACCCAAAGTAAGAgccatatttcttttgttttaaccTTTAGAACCTCCTTCtacatcagtgttttttttttttaaagattttatttatttattcattcgacagagatagagacagccagcgagagagggaacaagcagggggagtgggagaggaagaagcaggctcacagcagaggagccctgatgtggggctcgatcccataacggcgggatcacgccctgagccgaaggcagacgcttaaccgctgtgccacccaggcgcccctacatcagtgtgttttttaaaagatttatttatttatttgagagggagagagagagagagcacatgtgcacgCATGAGCAGGAacggcagaaggagagggagaaagaatctcaagcagactccgtgctgagcacggagcccaatgcagggctcgatcccacgaccctgagatcgcgacctgagccaaaaccaagagtcggatgcctaaccgactgcaccacccaggcgccccaacatcaaTGGTAGTTTAAAAATTAGTTTCCATTTATCGAGCACCCACTATGTTTTGGCACCTTTGATAGAGTATAGCCAGACCTCATGGCAAAAATGTAACCTAAATACCTATGTATATGAatggtttttaatctttttgggcTCACAGCCCTTTTTGACAATCCGATGACAGTTTTGGAtcttctttccagaaaaattCACTTATGTATGTACACATAATATTGCATACTTCAGAGGCGGCTTCCAGGACCTGCTGAAGTTTATCCTCTAGCAGTCCATGGACTCCACGGTAAGAACTCTTGCCTTGTGTAGTCTTTCCCAGCTGACTCTTCTGTGGTGTTAAGGGGCTGGGCAGTGGGCGGGTCTTCCGTCCCCTCTTTGTCCTCAGAGAGAAGTGTTGATAAAGCTTAGGCTCCCGCAATGAACCAAGCACCTGTGAAcgttcttgctttctctcttgcacTTAGGACTCCAAGGGCGGAATGCAGACGATCAAATGTGTGGTGGTAGGAGACGGGGCTGTAGGTAAGACCTGCCTCCTCATCAGTTACACCACAAATGCCTTTCCTGAGGAGTATATCCCCACTGTCTTTGACAACTATAGCGCACAGACAGCCGTGGATGGCCAGCTTGTCAGCCTGAACCTGTGGGACACAGCTGGCCAGGAGGAGTATGACCGACTGCGAACGCTGTCCTACCCCCAGACCAATATCTTTGTCATCTGTTTTTCCATTGGCAACCCATCCTCGTATGCCAATGTGAGGCATAAGTGGCACCCGGAGGTCTCCCATCATTGCCCCAATGTACCTGTTCTGCTGGTGGGTACCAAGAGAGACCTGCGGAATGACATTGAGACGGTGAAGAAGCTGAAGGAACAGAGCCTAGTGCCCACAACGCCTCAGCAAGGCACTTCCCTGGCTAAGCAGGTGGGGGCTGTGAAGTATCTGGAATGTTCAGCCCTGATGCAGGATGGGGTGCACGAGGTATTTTCAGAAGCTGTCCGGGCTGTGCTTTACCCTGCCACAAAGAAGAACACCAAGAAGTGTGTCCTTTTATAGCTTTTGGGGTGCCACTTGGGGACTGCACGTAagggggaagaagaagagggatTCCTTTGATAGCATTGAACAATGCCGGCGTGAGCCATTTGTCTCTTTTCCTAGAAACCCTAGACTCCAGATTGTTGGGCTTTTGGAGGAACAAAGATAGCCTGGTTTGTACATGGCTGCTTTGAAGTTTGGTCTGAACCTTTTGGAGGAAGTttggagagagatagagagagtgagagagagagactgactgactgacttttaCCTCTGAATTAGCTTTCCTAGCTGTATTTACCATCGAGCAAGTGCCTCACAGAAGGACAAGTTTCTACAGTTTTCAAATCATTGCCTTAAACTTTCTGATATACTAATTTTGGAAAGTCATGTGATTCCTGGGGATACCCGGTGTCGACATGTTCTTCCCATTCTGGAGATAAGACATGTTCGCAAAAAATGGTTAAGCAGCATTTTTCAGAGTTCTGGGAGATACTAATAGATGCTCATTAACAAGGTTCCGTGGTCAAGTAAGTCAGGAACCAGtaggttttttttaagtgtttttttaaattccagttagttaacatacagtgtaatgttagtttcaggtgtgcaatacagtgatcCAGTACTGCCACGcaacacctggtgttcatcacaggtgccctcctccttaatccccatcacctatttaccccaccccaccctcttctGGTAACCAGTGGTTTAAATAAAGCTGAACAGGTTCCTCTACTGGAGggatttataacttttaataagtaggcaacatttcccaaatttatttcactgaacttttttttttttggttccacacaaCACCTGTTAACATCTCTGGAAACAGAGTTTCAGAGATGCTGGGTTAATAGGAACTAGAAATTGCCAAAGAGGCTGTGGAAAAAAAGCATAATGATGTTTCCCTCTTTATGCCTTTGAGAGGAATGTTTATCAGCCATGAACTTGTTACTGGTTCCTCTTCCACCCTTAGGAGATGGCTTTGGCACTTAGTCACGATAGTGCATGGGATGTGGGGTCTGATGGTCAGATCTGCTATCAGATTATGATAGCACTATGGGCCTGGTGATGTGGAATTAATCCCCCATAAAGCCTTGTCCCTGAGGCTTCTGTGAGGCCCCTTTTTTCCATCAGCTTCTGCTTTAGGGAAAGACTACTGAAGGTTAACCCCacaaatcaaccaaccaaccaaccaaccaaacaaaatgtTCTGCCAGTCATTAGCAGGGAGTTGTGTAATTCTTCTCAGTGTCCTGCCTTGCTCTCTTCCTGTTCCTCCCTCCTCTGTAcatctgtgtgtgcgtgtgtgtgtatgtgttttcagTCCTAGTTGCCTTTTGAGGTCTTTTAGTTGCTCCAAGAGAGTTGGCGTATGTtggatccccagaccctggggctGTCCCATGTGTGGGGATTGTGCTGGGGTTGCTCAGCCTGCGCTGGGGCGGTAGGAGTCTGACTCCTTACCCgagtaagcctgcttctccttatTCTCTCTAGTTGTATTTTTGATTCAGAAGGGAAACTTACTTCTCTACGTGGCGGATAGTGGTTGACAACTCCACTGTGCCCATATCCTCTCACCCTGCCAAAAAAGCATGGGATCTTTGAGGGTTTGGGAAATGGAGTTAAAGGGTCACATAGCTCCTTCTGTGGTGAACAAAGTGTCTCTGCTTTGTTCTAGGACGGTCTGGTGTTGCCCTTTGACAGTATATGATCTGATTAGTCCTCAGGTTAACCGAGCCTCCTGGATGGGGTTGCCAGATAAAAGAgagtggtttgttttgttttgttttttacaaataattttttagtgtaagtatgaaccatgcagtatttgggacatagagtgaaaaaaaaaaacatgatttgctgtttatctgaaactcaaatttaatGGGGCATCCTGTATTCTTATTTCCTAAATCTGGCACCCCTATTCTTGGAGAATCGGAAAGCTGGAGGTCAAGTAGATACCAAGTATTGTTAGAAAGGAAAAGGTTACATTAGCTCActattcttcctccttttccttgggTTTTCCCTTCCCTCACCATAGACTGAAGTGTTCTGTTTTGCTTCTCCTTTATCACAGCACTCTCCTCTTCATATAGTAATTCATTGGTGTATATTTCTACACCATTGTCTACAGCTGTGGAGGGTCCAGGATGGATAGTATTGTCCAGTAGATGTCTTCTATCTCAGTTTCAATGTACTGTATCTATTTCTGGTGTGTGACCCAGGGCCTCCTGTTGGGGGGGGTGTTGTAGGGGCTCTGTATGAACAGGATGTTAACTGGAAGAGGGTGAGGGTAGCCCTCCTTCACTAAGGCCCAGTAGCACTTTGGAAAGTGGGGTCTAGAATCATAGTGTGGGGACTGTAGGAGTCAACTGGCCTGTGGGCACGTGTGCCAACTGCTCTGTGTAGTCACTGAGTGTTCCCAACAGGCAGCCAAATGAAGCACGTATTGCTTGAGTGTATTCCAGTCTCAGGATGTTCAGATTGACGCCTGAGGTGCTTACAGGACTTCATGGTTGGAGGGAGCTAGAAACACAGCTGTCGCCTGTGTCTCTGGGAACTTTCCATTTAGCTACTGAAATCGTTTTAATTGGCTTTTAAGTTAATAGTGCCTCCTGCTTCCGCTTTGCCTGGCAAAATCTCAAATGTAAGCCTGGGCTTGGTTTGGTCGAACGTGTGTCCTCTAGCGAATGGAGGTATGATCCACAAATCTGAGAGTATGGCTTTGTACTGGGCTGATCTGATGGTCCTAAACAGAtactgacatcttgatttttagACTTACAAGGAATTTGTATGACGACTAACACGCCGATACCACTTTTAAATTGTTCATAATGAATGGCAATAAACTTTTCTGATTTTACTGGGTCTGTTGCTTTCTAAAAATCAGCAATTCCTCAACCCTCCTCCTTTGTTTCGAGTGGTTTCTAAATGCCTTTGAACTTGCAAAGGATGAAATAACTATAATTGTATTCCACGTCACACCTGTGCATAACTGTACTTATTTTTCTACCTCAGACAATCAGGGTCGGGAACTGTCTTCCCTGCTAACATTGGTATTCTCATTCCTGCTTGTTTTCACTAATGACAGACCAGTGAGCTCCCCGTAGATGATTTTTCTCACCACACTACATTCAGTAAACAATTATCACACTCCTATTGTGTTATAGGTATTACAGTACTAGGGACTAGGGTTGTAAATATAGGACATAACATTTAATGTCCTTTCCCTCTTCCAGTTATTTCAGGAAAATATCCTTCctgtttgttataaaaataaactgatactGTTAATTGTATATAGTGCTGGTGCACTATTAAGTGACTAGTAAGGAACAGCAAAAccatgttgtgttttgttttgctttgcaagcagcattattgaaatataatttacataccaaaaaattcacccatttcaggtgtacagtttaaTGACTTTTAGTAAATTTACTTACTTACACAGCTGTCACcaaaatccagttttatttttttaagattttatttatttttaaagatt
This window harbors:
- the LOC100470143 gene encoding rho-related GTP-binding protein RhoG, with product MDSTDSKGGMQTIKCVVVGDGAVGKTCLLISYTTNAFPEEYIPTVFDNYSAQTAVDGQLVSLNLWDTAGQEEYDRLRTLSYPQTNIFVICFSIGNPSSYANVRHKWHPEVSHHCPNVPVLLVGTKRDLRNDIETVKKLKEQSLVPTTPQQGTSLAKQVGAVKYLECSALMQDGVHEVFSEAVRAVLYPATKKNTKKCVLL